A region from the Rosa rugosa chromosome 6, drRosRugo1.1, whole genome shotgun sequence genome encodes:
- the LOC133717820 gene encoding IAA-amino acid hydrolase ILR1-like 5 → MNPCSIFNSLLVFHLSLSSFCVIHGTRDQNYGEEILNAAQKDKNWLVSIRRQIHENPELRFQEHNTSALLRRELDQLGISYSYPIAKTGIVAQIGSGSAPVVALRADMDALPMQELVDWEHKSKIDGKMHGCGHDAHTAMLLGAAKLLSQRKEKLQGTVRLIFQPAEEGGAGAAEMIKEGALGEAEAIFGMHVDYMIPTGSIASMAGPHLAAVSFFEAKIIGEGGHAAAPHITTDPILAASFAISALQQLISRETDPLQSQVLSVTYVRGGTASNVIPAYVEFGGTLRSLTTEGLYQLMRRLKEVIEGQAAVHRCIAYVDMKSEEFPPYPAVFNDESLNSHVKRVGKLVLGPENVKVGKKVMAGEDFAFYQESIPGIMIGIGIRNEEVGSVYSPHSPYFFLDEDVLPVGAALHTALAEIYLNEHQHSAQ, encoded by the exons ATGAATCCTTGTTCGATTTTCAATTCACTTCTAGTTTTTCATCTCTCACTTTCTTCCTTTTGTGTCATCCATGGCACTCGGGACCAAAACTACGGAGAAGAGATTCTAAACGCAGCCcagaaagacaaaaactggTTGGTCTCAATAAGAAGGCAAATCCATGAAAACCCAGAACTCAGATTCCAAGAGCACAACACCAGTGCTCTTCTACGCAGAGAGCTGGACCAACTTGGCATCTCTTACTCGTACCCAATTGCCAAAACTGGTATTGTGGCCCAAATTGGGTCCGGTTCTGCCCCAGTTGTTGCTCTTCGGGCTGACATGGACGCCCTCCCTATGCAA GAGCTTGTTGATTGGGAGCACAAGAGTAAGATTGATGGGAAAATGCACGGTTGTGGTCATGATGCTCACACCGCTATGCTTCTAGGTGCTGCTAAGTTGCTTAGTCAACGAAAAGAGAAACTTCAG GGTACTGTTAGACTTATTTTTCAACCTGCTGAGGAGGGAGGTGCTGGAGCAGCCGAGATGATAAAAGAGGGTGCTCTTGGTGAAGCGGAAGCAATATTTGGGATGCACGTCGATTATATGATACCCACAGGAAGCATAGCATCCATGGCAGGGCCACACTTGGCTGCTGTTAGCTTCTTTGAAGCAAAAATAATCGGTGAAGGTGGGCATGCTGCAGCTCCCCATATCACTACTGACCCAATACTCGCTGCCTCTTTTGCAATTTCAGCATTGCAGCAGCTCATCTCAAGAGAAACTGATCCCCTCCAAAGTCAA GTTCTGTCTGTCACTTATGTTCGAGGAGGGACGGCATCCAATGTAATTCCGGCCTATGTTGAATTTGGGGGCACATTGAGGAGTCTTACAACGGAAGGCTTGTACCAACTCATGAGGCGATTGAAAGAG GTTATTGAAGGGCAGGCAGCTGTGCATAGATGTATTGCATACGTTGACATGAAAAGTGAAGAGTTTCCCCCATACCCTGCTGTTTTCAATGACGAAAGCTTGAATTCGCATGTAAAGAGGGTTGGAAAACTTGTGCTTGGTCCTGAGAATGTGAAGGTCGGCAAAAAAGTGATGGCAGGTGAAGACTTTGCTTTCTATCAAGAATCGATTCCTGGAATCATGATCGGCATCGGAATAAGAAATGAGGAAGTGGGTTCAGTTTACTCACCGCACTCCCCTTACTTCTTTCTTGATGAGGACGTCCTTCCCGTCGGGGCAGCATTACATACTGCCTTGGCTGAGATTTACTTGAACGAGCACCAACATTCCGCTCAGTGA
- the LOC133714351 gene encoding uncharacterized protein LOC133714351 yields the protein MAFATDSRVSIILLLVLVLAAAALAHNEGNDHATPPIRSPNPPSPSSDGSGSAEPEGLVDVGLCAIQCGAKCFGRKASLISPDKFRFPKIHFGGAFCFGTCMLECTMNQGNVKPELYHCTLGCAYKFAAKTKLTGSDAHRGNNYLGPCYNKCEKNHQG from the exons ATGGCATTCGCAACAGACAGCAGGGTTTCCATTATTTTGCTACTAGTACTAGTGCTAGCAGCAGCAGCTCTTGCTCATAATGAAGGTAACGATCATGCAACGCCTCCGATTCGCTCTCCAAATCCGCCATCGCCATCATCAGATGGTTCGGGTTCTGCTGAACCGGAGGGTTTAGTCGATGTAGGTCTATGTGCCATTCAATGTGGTGCTAAGTGTTTTGGTCGCAAGGCATCCCTGATTTCACCGGATAAGTTTCGCTttcccaaaattcattttggtgGAGCTTTTTGTTTTGGTACATGCATGCTAGAGTGCACCATGAACCAGGGGAATGTGAAGCCTGAGCTCTATCATTGTACACTTGGATGTGCTTATAAGTTTGCTGCTAAAACAAAATTAACTGGTTCAG ATGCTCATAGAGGAAATAACTATTTGGGTCCTTGCTACAACAAGTGCGAGAAGAACCATCAAGGTTGA